The Magnolia sinica isolate HGM2019 chromosome 11, MsV1, whole genome shotgun sequence DNA window TGTCAGCGTAATGTTGGAGATAACCAGATGCGGAATCAAAGAAAGAATTTCTAAATGTCAGAACAGAGATGTactcaaaaaaagaaaacaatttcagAATTCTCGAGTGCAAAAGCCACTTCTTTATTTCATGTCTTCAAGATCGAGGGAAATCAGCCATTGGGTGCCACAGAGCTCAACGATAGAGGCTCTCGGATCTGAGGTTCTCCGCTATCTCAGTTTCCCATCGGTCTCCATTTTCAAGCAGTTTCTCCTTGTCGTACAACAGCTCCTGCAATTTAGAGGTCATATTTGTGACTATCTTAAAAACGTGCAAAGAAGAAAATTTTGGAACTCTTCAACACTGTATTTTACCTCATGAGTTTCTGTTGCAAATTCAAAGTTTGGCCCTTCGACAATGGCATCAACAGGGCACGCCTCTTGGCAGAATCCACAGTAAATGCATTTAGTCATGTCAATGTCATACCTGCATATCCCCAGAATAAAAAttgaaacaaataaataaaatgggaAAAGGGGAAAGGTAATACAGCAAATTTCTGGGACAATGGCAAAAGTAAAAACTGTAGATGGTGATGCAACAAATAACTGCAGCTATAGTAATACAGCACAACGACAACAACAGGGATGACGACGATGATGAAGAAATAGGGAAGAGAGCAGGAACTCCAAGAACTGAAATAAACACATTGTCACCTTGTAGTGCGACGGCTACCATCTTCTCGTTCCTCGGCTTCAATTGTGATTGCTTGTGCCGGACAAATCTGATCAGAGAAGGAAAACCAATTAGATAACATATGTATAGCACAATACCTTGAAAGTCAGTCATCTGATCAAGTACAAAATGCTTACGGTGTAACCTAGTTCTTTTATTTTACCATTTCTGGAAAGTTTTTCATGTACCCACATCAAGGATTCAATCAATTGCTTCCAGGTTGCAAGGGAATCAAGTTTCCATCTAACTCAACCCCAGTCTTTGATTGCATCTAGTCAACTTGGCAAGTcttgtttagtacttaaccaagaGATTTTATGCACACAAATTCAGTCTTAAAAGATTAAACCTATGTTTCCTAACATTCATTAGAAGCATCCCTAAATCTTTAGTTTTCTTTCAAGTTCGACTTCAATGTAGCATAATTATGATTTGGAGCCATGAATCCTGACCCTCAAGATGGTGCTACAATTTGGTTGTTTCCATTTATTAGTCAAATGATTCCAATTTTTACTCAaagagtgcatccaaatgcatcctAAGGTTCGAAACCATTACCACCAAATTattaggtctctctctctctctctctctctctctctctctctctctctctctctctctagacacacacacacaccaattcACTAATTGCAATGCACTAAAACACAGGTTGCATACAGATTGCTAAACACAGTTGTGTGCAGTAAAAAGTTTGCCAGTATACACCTCAAACTATAATCATCTCCACTGGGAACAGTGAAAATCCATCTCTCAAAAAGTTGCAGGTTCAGGGCCTTCCGGCATACAACAGACATTGACACTTACACTGATTTAGTAGAATGTTAGTTCCTTGTTTCGATATAATCCATAGATTTATCTAGTGTACTTCTATTCATCAAGGTAAGCCTTACATTCTAATACTTATAGCAACTAGTATTCATATATATCACTCAAATATCATCATATAACTATATCAATATGACAAGATccaaagtttatatatatatatatatatatatatatatatatatatatatattttattgcttCCGCAATTCCATAGAATACTTCTATTTTTCATTCAAAAACCACCATCCTCATCATCACAACACATGCATACTGTTCATTCAcgaaccaccaccaccaccaccagggagggagggagggagggagggaaggagggagaTGCACGTGTGCACATATGATGAAGTATAGGATCCTCTCAGCAGTGAGGAAGTGTATGAACAATGAAATACAATCACTTACAGCCTCACACAGTTTGCATGCAATACAACGCTCCTCTCCAGTTGGATAGCGGCGGAGAGCATGTTCTCCGCGAAAGCGTGGGCTCAAAGGGCCCTTCTCAAATGGATAGTTAATCTGAAATAAGCATGATAAAGCTTAAGAACTCAGAATGTCACCAAATGACTTGAACAGAAAACAAATgcctagaaaaaataaaataaaataaagaataaagAATGAAGAAACTTACTGTAACTTTCCTCTCAAAGAAGTACTTTAGTGTCAGCATCAAACCCCGAACCATCTCAGTCAGAAATAATGTATTTATACTTCGTTCAAAAACTGCAACTCATAAAGATAGCATCATAAGAGGTCCCAGCATTTGTAGAAAatgtaccaaaaataaaaatgcaaaaaggGAGTAGTTCAATAGAAAACTACAACAGTGGGAAAGCTAAATCCATGGGACACATTACTAGAATTCCAATCCTTTGAGATCTCTTTTGCAAGCTGCTCTCGTTCAAAATCATCTGCGATAAGGGACAGCAAATAAATTAATAATCATATCCAGAACCGATTCCCATAGATTTTTACAGGGGAGAACCCATATTTTATATCAATGTCTTTAATtgttgcaaaaagaaaaaagaaaatagaaaatttaagcATCCATAGAAGTTCATCTCTCTAAGAAGAACCCCTATCTCGAATCCTATCTACAAAATTTTGCATCAAAGTTCATACTTTGGTAGACACCATGCTGAATCTGAACATAATTTGACAACTTCGTGCAGATGAAAATCTTATCTACAATGCCTTAATGATTTGCTTATACTATAGTATCAATCAACTGGGCTCAGAGTAGGAGAGGAAGTTTGGTGTTTGGTGATACTGGGCTACACCCTAGGGTGATGAGGAATGAGAAAAACCATTGGTGTTCACTAAAACTGAGAGTACCAAACCAAAAAACTTAATTCTCGTGGCAGTGACGAACGAGTCAAATGGAAACAGGTGGAACATAGACATCATTACTTGCTGATTGTAATCAATCTATttaaatagactattagatagcgcttgattgtaatgaatgtaatagtctattacatggcACCTGCAGGAGTTTTGTGCTTTCATTGCCAGTCCCCGGCCCGGCTAAAAGAGGCATGCATCAAGTTGGCAGCtggcatcaaacttatgccataactatcatcatgaatccaaacacTGTGACATGTGGAATGGCAttacaggattcatgtagctggacccaattaattgggataaggcttagatgatgatgattttcaaTGGAGTTCTTCTTGTCAGACGcaggcctgtggggcccacttgtgggcaatcACAAGTGGATGGATTGCACGAGGTTTTCCCTCTAATTTCTTAATCGGTTTTTCTCACAGTCATTTTAAGttgaatttcaaattcaactttaaatgtagattagataaggagatgagaTGAGATTGGATAATCTCCAACCTCATCCAAACTCTCCAAACCtctcctttaaataggaataggTTCTCTCGtgaaatccataaaaaaaaaaagacgataataataataaaaaaataaaataaaatcacgagAGCCTAGAGAGATAACCATCGCATCCCTTATATGTCCATCTGGCCCATTCCTTAAATGATACAAGCCGCATATCGTGATCCAGGACCATCCTTACCGTAG harbors:
- the LOC131218488 gene encoding uncharacterized protein LOC131218488, which encodes MAASMLARKSLTALRGRHLGSVGVGQHLQVPHSYRRGFSSHPFSRMGKDDFEREQLAKEISKDWNSIFERSINTLFLTEMVRGLMLTLKYFFERKVTINYPFEKGPLSPRFRGEHALRRYPTGEERCIACKLCEAICPAQAITIEAEEREDGSRRTTRYDIDMTKCIYCGFCQEACPVDAIVEGPNFEFATETHEELLYDKEKLLENGDRWETEIAENLRSESLYR